In Opisthocomus hoazin isolate bOpiHoa1 chromosome 14, bOpiHoa1.hap1, whole genome shotgun sequence, the following proteins share a genomic window:
- the TAF9B gene encoding transcription initiation factor TFIID subunit 9B, with protein MEPAKMASPKSAPKDAQVMAQILKDMGITEYEPRVINQMLEFAYRYVTTILEDAKIYSSHAKKSTVDADDVRLAIQCRTDQSFTSPPPRDFLLDIARQKNQTPLPLIKPYSGPRLPPDRYCLTAPNYRLKSLQKKVPASAGRITVPRLSVGAVGSRPSTPTLGTPSAQAVSISAKVGTPVSLTGQRFTVQIPSSQAAVKSGTPTTPTVQNVLINPSLIGPKNILITTNMVSSQNASNDSNPLKRKHEDDDDYDNL; from the exons ATGGAGCCGGCCAAGATGGCGTCTCCCAAGAGCGCGCCCAAAGACGCGCAG gtGATGGCGCAGATCCTGAAGGACATGGGCATCACGGAGTACGAGCCGCGCGTCATCAACCAGATGCTGGAGTTCGCCTACA GGTACGTGACCACCATCCTGGAAGACGCGAAGATCTACTCGAGCCACGCCAAGAAGTCCACGGTGGACGCGGACGACGTGCGGTTGGCGATCCAGTGCCGGACGGACCAGTCGTTCACCTCCCCGCCGCCCAGAGAC TTCTTGTTGGATATCGCCAGGCAGAAGAACCAGACGCCGCTGCCGTTGATAAAGCCGTACTCCGGGCCCCGGCTCCCGCCGGACAGATACTGCCTGACAGCTCCCAACTACCGGCTGAAGTCCCTGCAGAAGAAG GTCCCTGCCTCCGCGGGGAGGATCACTGTCCCTCGCCTGAGCGTCGGCGCTGTCGGCAGCAGGCCCAGCACTCCCACCTTGG GTACGCCGTCGGCGCAGGCGGTGTCGATCTCCGCCAAGGTCGGCACCCCGGTGTCGCTGACCGGCCAGAGGTTCACCGTCCAGATCCCGTCTTCGCAGGCGGCCGTCAAGTCGG GCACACCGACTACTCCCACGGTTCAGAACGTGCTCATTAATCCTTCGTTAATCGGGCCGAAGAACATCCTGATCACCACAAACATGGTGTCGTCGCAGAACGCCTCCAACGACTCCAACCCCCTGAAGAGGAAGCACGAAGACGACGACGACTACGACAACTTGTGA
- the PDZD11 gene encoding PDZ domain-containing protein 11 — MEGRLPYDDFPVVFLPPYESPPAWVPPHERVYHPDYNNELTQFLPRTVVLKKPPGAQLGFNIRGGKASQLGIFISKVIPDSDAHRAGLQEGDQVLSVNEVDFQDIEHSKAVEILKTAREITMRVRYFPYNYQRQKERTVH; from the exons ATGGAGGGCCGGCTGCCCTACGACGACTTCCCGGTGGTTTTCCTGCCGCCCTACGAGAGCCCTCCCGCCTGGGTGCCGCCGCACGAG AGGGTTTATCACCCCGACTACAACAACGAGCTCACCCAGTTCCTGCCCCGCACCGTCGTCCTGAAGAAGCCGCCCGGAGCGCAG CTGGGCTTCAACATCCGCGGAGGAAAAGCCTCGCAGCTGGGGATCTTCATCTCCAAG GTGATCCCTGACTCGGACGCGCACAGAGCCGGGCTGCAGGAAGGGGACCAGGTGCTGTCGGTGAACGAGGTGGATTTCCAGGACATCGAGCACAGCAAG gccGTGGAGATCCTGAAGACAGCCCGTGAAATCACCATGCGCGTGCGGTACTTCCCCTACA
- the KIF4A gene encoding chromosome-associated kinesin KIF4A, translating to MGREDEKGIPVRVALRCRPLVPKETGEGCQTCLSFVPGEPQVVVGNDKAFTYDYVFDPSVEQEEVFNTAVAPLIRGIFKGYNATVLAYGQTGSGKTYSMGGTYTASQEHEPSVGVIPRVIRLLFKEKEQRQDWEFVLKVSYLEIYNEDILDLLCPSRERSSQISIREDPKEGIKIVGLTERSVTCALDTVSCLEQGNNSRTVASTAMNSQSSRSHAIFTICIDQKKKNDKNSSFHSKLHLVDLAGSERQKKTKAEGDRLKEGININRGLLCLGNVISALGDENKKGGFVPYRDSKLTRLLQDSLGGNSHTLMIACVSPADSNLEETLNTLRYADRARKIKNKPIVNVDPQAAELHQLKQQVQQLQVLLLQAHGGALPVSINSMAPSENLQSLMEKNQLLTEENQKLSRGLSEAAGQTAQMLERIILTEQENEKMNAKLEQLQQHAVCKLDLQKLVETVEDEELKENVEVIRNLQQVLVQLQSENAATMEAAGEMANSEQDAEAEMGQDTKRSSEDFTTQHALRQAQMSKELLELNKALALKEALAKKMTQNDSQLEPIQSQYQTNIKDLELEVSNLQKEKEELILALHMAKKDVNQAKLSERRRKRLQELEGQISELKKKLNEQSKLLKLKESTERTVSKLNQEIREMKTQRVQLMRQIKDDAEKFRQWKHQKDKEVIQLKERDRKRQYELLKLERDFQKQANVLRRKTEEAAAANKRLKDALQKQREAADKRKESQNRGMEGVAARVRSWLANEVEVLVSTEEARRHLADLLEDRKILAQELFQLKEKREAGENLPPKLRRRTYSLADLQASEVDLSISKQIESLETEMELRSAQIADLQQKLLDADNSDRVKQRWDTIATILEAKCALKYLLGELVSSKVQESKLESSLQQSKANCSDVQKMLSEAQNQVTEMEAEFQNQLVVQEQHHQEKVLYLLSQFQQKEAAEKKLEDSLSEQEKQLQERLKFQEEELEKMREICEKNQELLQENDVLKQKLLLLQVASGQKLRHIQQMPSESPDSSFDYIPPKPKTRRQTTAKPRALTPEMDVEELFSDSGESGAEMEDADWVPVKAVKGAKKSVVGCSCKGRCGNRQCGCRRQKASCTEGCSCDSAKCRNRDPGLPDATLPGDQTRDSEGSFKLEDPTEVTAGETFFQPVCITPSTKVLKEITGQDVFGKKPDTAASLLVRDEESQENQIPFVKRKKRMLSNNTSFFSGCTPIKEELN from the exons ATGGGGAGGGAAGACGAGAAGGGGATCCCGGTGCGGGTGGCGTTGCGCTGCCGCCCCTTGGTGCCGAAGGAGACCGGCGAAGGCTGCCAGACGTGCCTGTCCTTCGTCCCCGGGGAGCCGCAG GTGGTCGTGGGGAACGACAAGGCCTTCACGTACGACTACGTGTTCGACCCTTCCGTGGAGCAGGAGGAGGTCTTCAACACGGCCGTCGCCCCGCTCATCCGGGGCATCTTCAAAG GGTACAACGCCACCGTCCTGGCCTACGGGCAGACCGGGTCTGGGAAAACTTACTCTATGGGAGGCACCTACACGGCCAGCCAGGAGCACGAGCCCAGCGTGGGGGTCATCCCTCGGGTGATCAGGCTGCTGTTtaaggagaaggagcagaggcaggaTTGGGAGTTCGTCCTCAAAGTTTCCTACCTCGAG ATCTACAACGAGGATATTCTGGACCTGCTGTGCCCGTCACGAGAACGGTCTTCTCAAATCAGTATACGGGAGGATCCGAAAGAAGGCATCAAG ATTGTGGGGTTGACAGAAAGAAGTGTCACCTGTGCCCTGGATACTGTATCCTGCCTGGAGCAAGGGAACAATTCCAGAACGGTGGCCTCTACGGCGATGAATTCCCAGTCCTCGCGGTCCCATGCCATCTTCACCATTTGCATcgatcagaagaagaaaaatgacaa GAACAGCAGTTTTCACTCCAAGCTGCACCTGGTTGATCTTGCTGGCTCTGAGAGGCAAAAGAAGACCAAGGCTGAGGGAGACCGACTGAAAGAAG GCATCAACATAAACAGAGGCCTCCTCTGCCTGGGGAACGTAATTAGTGCGCTCggtgatgaaaataaaaagggCGGGTTTGTCCCCTACAGAGACTCAAAGTTAACGAGGCTGCTGCAAG ATTCTCTGGGTGGTAACAGCCACACTCTCATGATTGCCTGCGTAAGCCCAGCGGATTCCAACCTGGAAGAAACTCTAAATACTTTGCGTTATGCtgacagagcaagaaaaataaaaaacaagccAATTGTCAACGTTGACCCCCAGGCGGCTGAGTTGCACCAGCTGAAGCAGCAG GTTCAGCAGCTACAGGTGCTACTGCTGCAGGCCCACGGAGGGGCCCTCCCCGTGTCTATCAA TAGTATGGCACCTTCGGAGAATCTTCAGTCCCTGATGGAGAAGAACCAGTTGCTGACAGAGGAGAATCAAAAGCTGAGCCGAGGGCTGAGTGAGGCTGCTGGTCAGACAGCACAGATGTTGGAGAGGATCATCCTG ACAGAACAAGAAAATGAGAAGATGAATGCCAAACTAGAACAACTTCAGCAACATGCTGT GTGCAAGCTTGATCTGCAGAAGCTGGTAGAGACTGTGGAAGATGAGGAACTGAAGGAGAACGTAGAGGTGATTCGCAATCTGCAGCAAGTGTTGGTTCAGTTGCAG AGTGAAAATGCTGCCACAATGGAAGCTGCTGGGGAGATGGCAAACTCTGAACAGGATGCC GAAGCAGAAATGGGCCAGGACACCAAGAGATCCTCGGAGGACTTCACCACTCAACACGCCCTCCGTCAAGCTCAGATGTCCAAAGAGCTGCTTGAATTGAACAAAGCCCTGGCTCTGAAAGAGGCACTTGCCAAAAAAATGACACAGAATGATAGTCAGCTGGAGCCCATTCAGTCCCAATACCAG ACTAATATCAAGGATCTGGAATTGGAGGTCAGcaatctgcaaaaagaaaaggaggagctgATCCTTGCTCTGCACATGGCAAAGAAGGATGTCAACCAAGCCAA GCTGAGTGAACGGCGCCGGAAGAGACTTCAGGAGTTGGAAGGGCAAATTAGTgagctgaagaaaaagctgaacgAGCAATCGAAGCTCTTAAAGCTGAAGGAATCTACAGAACGCACAGTCTCCAAGCTGAACCAGGAGATCAGG gaaatGAAAACCCAGAGGGTACAGCTGATGCGCCAAATaaaagatgatgctgagaaattCAGGCAGTGGAAGCACCAGAAGGACAAGGAAGTGATCCAGCTGAAAGAACGG GATCGCAAGAGACAGTATGAGCTACTGAAGCTAGAGAGAGATTTCCAGAAGCAGGCCAACGTGCTTCGGCGCAAAACAGAAGAG GCAGCAGCCGCTAACAAGCGCCTGAAGGATGCTCTGCAGAAACAGCGGGAGGCGGCGGATAAACGGAAAGAAAGTCAAAATCGGGGAATGGAAGGAGTTGCTGCACGAGTCAGG agCTGGCTTGCAAATGAAGTAGAGGTTCTCGTTAGTACGGAAGAGGCTCGACGGCACCTTGCGGACCTTCTGGAGGACAGAAAGATCTTGGCACAGGAGctctttcagcttaaagaaaagagagaggctGGGGAAAACCTACCTCCAAAGCTCCGG CGACGTACCTACTCCCTCGCGGACCTGCAGGCGTCGGAGGTGGACCTTTCCATATCAAAGCAGATAGAGAGCCTGGAAACTGAGATGGAGCTCAG GAGTGCCCAGATAGCGGATCTGCAGCAGAAGCTCTTGGATGCAGACAACAGCGATCGGGTGAAGCAGCGCTGGGACACTATTGCAACAATCCTAGAGGCTAAATGTGCTCTGAAGTATCTCCTCGGAGAG CTGGTCTCCTCAAAAGTGCAGGAAAGCAAGTTGGAGagcagcctgcagcagagcaaaGCCAACTGTTCTGACGTGCAAAAGATGCTAAGTGAAGCGCAAAACCAAGTAACGGAGATGGAGGCTGAGTTCCAGAATCAGCTTGTGGTGCAGGAACAACACCACCAGGAGAAG GTTCTGTACCTGCTCAGCCAGTTtcagcagaaagaagcagcagagaagaaattgGAAGATTCGCTAAGTGAGCAAGAGAAACAGCTGCAAGAGCGACTCAAGTTCCAG GAGGAAGAGCTGGAGAAAATGAGGGAGATCTGTGAGAAGAACCAAGAACTTCTCCAGGAAAACGACGTGCTTAAACAG AAACTGCTGCTCCTCCAAGTTGCCAGTGGACAGAAGCTCCGTCACATTCAGCAAATGCCATCTGAGTCCCCAGATTCTTCTTTCGATTATATTCCACCCAAA CCAAAGACTCGCCGGCAGACGACAGCAAAACCCCGTGCACTGACCCCAGAAATGGACGTGGAAGAGCTGTTCTCTGACTCGGGGGAGTCTGGAGCGGAGATGGAGGACGCGGACTGGGTGCCGGTGAAAGCGGTCAAAGGAGCAAAGAAAAGCGTGGTGGGG TGCTCCTGCAAGGGCCGCTGCGGGAACCGGCAGTGTggctgcaggaggcagaaggCGAGCTGCACCGAAGGCTGCAGCTGCGACTCGGCGAAATGCAGGAACAGGGACCCCGGCCTCCCG GACGCCACGCTGCCTGGGGACCAGACGAGGGACTCCGAAGGTTCCTTCAAGCTCGAAGACCCCACTGAAGTGACCGCGGGAGAGACCTTCTTCCAGCCGGTGTGCATCACGCCCAGCACCAAG GTCCTGAAAGAGATCACAGGCCAAGATGTGTTCGGAAAGAAGCCCGACACCGCTGCTTCCCTGCTGGTGAGAGACGAGGAGTCCCAGGAGAACCAGATACCATttgtgaagagaaagaagaggatgCTGAGTAACAACACCAGCTTCTTCTCGGGGTGCACCCCGATCAAAGAGGAGCTCAACTGA